From the genome of Marixanthomonas ophiurae, one region includes:
- a CDS encoding VOC family protein → MKVHPYLNFDGQAEEAFTFYKSVFGGEFISNMKMSEAPESDKLPKEIQNRTMHISLPIGNDTILMASDTIEGMGAPFKQGNNAYISLHPDSKEEADRLFNGLSKAGEIEMPMEDQFWGDYFGSCIDKFGVCWMVNYNKDF, encoded by the coding sequence ATGAAAGTACATCCGTATTTAAACTTTGACGGCCAGGCCGAAGAAGCATTCACGTTTTACAAATCTGTTTTTGGCGGGGAGTTTATATCCAATATGAAAATGAGTGAAGCCCCCGAGAGTGATAAACTACCTAAAGAAATACAAAACAGAACTATGCATATTTCGCTACCAATAGGAAACGATACCATCTTAATGGCATCCGACACCATTGAAGGCATGGGAGCGCCTTTTAAACAAGGGAATAATGCATACATCTCACTGCATCCCGACAGCAAGGAAGAAGCCGACCGGTTATTTAATGGACTATCTAAAGCTGGAGAAATAGAAATGCCTATGGAAGATCAGTTTTGGGGCGATTACTTCGGAAGTTGTATCGATAAATTCGGAGTATGCTGGATGGTGAATTACAATAAAGACTTTTAA
- a CDS encoding GlxA family transcriptional regulator: MKHIAILVPKGHSSVVNIGGTHQLFSWVNEFYKQTGREPLFTIQLVGLEKETTQSHGLFTVNPEVLIEEVTKTDLIIIPAIHGDFQVNLKENSDFIPWIVKHYKQGAEVVSLCVASFFLASTGLLNGKSCSTHWQFANEFRKQFPQANLMDDKILTEADGIYTSGGAYSFTNLILYLIEKYAGRDTAVMAAKGFMIDIDRSSQSPFMIFSGQKRHDDAVILKAQEQIEQNYQDKMTVDELCNQLAISRRTFERRFKKATANTVVEYMQRVKVEAAKKELEIGRKTVTEVMYEVGYSDSKAFRDVFRKITDMTPVDYLHKYRKQIA; encoded by the coding sequence ATGAAACATATAGCCATTCTTGTTCCCAAAGGACATAGTAGTGTTGTAAATATTGGCGGTACGCATCAACTATTTTCATGGGTTAACGAATTTTATAAGCAAACTGGAAGAGAACCTCTTTTCACCATTCAATTAGTGGGCCTTGAGAAAGAAACTACCCAAAGTCATGGTCTTTTTACAGTGAACCCGGAAGTATTAATTGAAGAAGTAACAAAAACCGACCTTATTATCATCCCCGCTATTCACGGTGATTTTCAGGTAAATTTGAAAGAGAATTCTGATTTTATTCCTTGGATTGTTAAGCACTATAAACAAGGTGCAGAAGTAGTAAGTCTGTGTGTTGCTTCTTTCTTTTTGGCTTCTACCGGATTACTCAACGGAAAAAGCTGTTCTACCCATTGGCAATTTGCAAACGAATTCAGGAAACAATTCCCCCAAGCAAATTTGATGGACGATAAAATTTTAACTGAAGCTGATGGCATTTATACCAGTGGCGGCGCCTATTCGTTTACCAACCTCATCTTATATTTAATTGAAAAATATGCTGGACGTGATACAGCGGTCATGGCAGCAAAAGGATTTATGATCGATATTGACCGAAGTAGTCAATCTCCTTTTATGATTTTCTCGGGACAAAAAAGACATGATGATGCTGTCATATTAAAAGCACAAGAACAGATAGAACAAAACTATCAAGATAAAATGACTGTTGACGAACTATGCAACCAACTGGCTATTAGCCGTCGTACCTTTGAGCGACGCTTTAAAAAAGCAACCGCCAACACCGTAGTAGAATATATGCAACGCGTAAAAGTAGAAGCAGCTAAAAAAGAATTAGAAATAGGGCGAAAAACCGTAACCGAAGTTATGTATGAGGTGGGCTACTCAGACTCAAAAGCGTTCCGCGATGTCTTTAGAAAAATCACCGACATGACTCCAGTTGATTACTTGCACAAATACCGAAAACAAATAGCTTAA
- a CDS encoding ATP-dependent Clp protease adaptor ClpS, which produces MSTKEKLQEDLLVAEQEDKENQIVLFNDEVNTFDHVINMLIYACDHTPEQAEQCAIIVHYKGECTVKSGAYPDLEPRCTKLLEAGLSAEIQ; this is translated from the coding sequence ATGAGTACCAAAGAGAAATTACAGGAAGACCTGTTAGTTGCCGAACAAGAAGACAAAGAAAACCAGATTGTTTTGTTTAATGATGAGGTGAACACCTTTGATCACGTTATCAATATGCTTATTTACGCCTGTGATCACACTCCGGAACAGGCGGAGCAATGTGCTATTATTGTGCACTATAAAGGGGAATGTACGGTAAAATCTGGAGCCTACCCTGATTTGGAACCCCGTTGCACCAAACTTTTAGAAGCTGGATTGAGCGCTGAGATTCAGTAG
- a CDS encoding DUF808 domain-containing protein — MASGFFALLDDIAALMDDVSVMSKVAAKKTAGILGDDLAVNAEKASGFMSSRELPVLWSITKGSFLNKLIILPIAFLLSAFLPVAVTVILLIGGLYLAYEGAEKIYEFLVPHAHGDEEEALQNLSKEELMSLEKERVKSAILTDFILSIEIVIIALGTVAQETLTMQIIVVSIIALIATVGVYGIVALLVRMDEFGLKLIDLNEKEDSFSDKVGKFLIAALPKVIKSLSVIGTIALLLVSGGLFVHNIDFVHHLVEGFPSVLGEFVVGLVVGFVVLFIIIGIKKAWKSIKQS; from the coding sequence ATGGCTTCAGGATTTTTTGCATTGCTCGATGATATTGCTGCTCTTATGGACGACGTTTCTGTAATGAGTAAAGTGGCTGCCAAAAAAACGGCAGGTATTTTAGGAGATGATTTGGCAGTAAATGCCGAAAAAGCCTCTGGGTTTATGTCTTCTCGGGAATTACCTGTACTCTGGTCCATTACAAAAGGGTCCTTTCTAAATAAGTTAATAATTCTTCCCATTGCCTTTCTACTGAGTGCCTTTTTACCCGTAGCCGTTACAGTTATCCTTTTAATCGGAGGACTTTACTTGGCTTATGAAGGTGCTGAGAAAATATATGAGTTTTTGGTGCCGCATGCCCACGGCGACGAAGAAGAGGCCTTGCAAAACCTTTCAAAAGAAGAGTTGATGAGTCTAGAAAAAGAAAGGGTTAAATCGGCTATCTTAACCGATTTTATTCTTTCTATTGAAATTGTGATTATCGCTTTGGGTACAGTCGCCCAAGAGACACTTACTATGCAAATTATTGTGGTTTCTATTATTGCATTAATTGCCACAGTTGGAGTCTATGGCATTGTCGCCCTTTTGGTACGCATGGATGAGTTTGGACTTAAACTAATCGACTTAAATGAGAAAGAAGATAGTTTCTCAGATAAAGTTGGAAAGTTTTTAATTGCAGCATTACCAAAAGTGATTAAAAGTTTAAGCGTAATTGGTACGATAGCACTGCTCTTAGTGTCAGGTGGACTTTTTGTACACAATATTGATTTTGTGCATCATTTGGTCGAAGGCTTCCCTTCTGTACTTGGCGAATTTGTTGTGGGTTTAGTTGTTGGGTTTGTAGTACTATTTATTATAATCGGAATAAAAAAAGCCTGGAAATCGATTAAACAAAGTTAA
- a CDS encoding SRPBCC family protein, with protein sequence MEKEEQITVQTTVHSNIEAVWNTWTEPKHIEKWNTPSDDWHTPKAENDLREGGRFTSRMEAKDGSMGFDFSGVYTQVIPHNHIAYTLDDDRKVTIDFKKQDDTIAITETFEAENENSIDMQRDGWQAILDNFKKYTESL encoded by the coding sequence ATGGAAAAAGAAGAACAAATTACCGTACAAACCACAGTACATTCGAATATAGAAGCGGTTTGGAATACTTGGACCGAGCCAAAACACATTGAAAAATGGAATACTCCATCAGACGATTGGCATACCCCAAAAGCTGAAAATGATCTTAGGGAAGGTGGTAGGTTTACTTCGAGAATGGAAGCTAAAGATGGTAGTATGGGGTTCGATTTTAGCGGTGTTTATACCCAAGTGATTCCCCACAATCATATTGCTTATACCTTAGATGATGACAGAAAAGTAACGATCGACTTTAAGAAACAAGATGATACAATTGCTATAACCGAAACCTTTGAAGCAGAAAATGAAAACTCGATTGACATGCAACGCGATGGTTGGCAAGCAATTTTAGATAATTTTAAAAAATATACTGAATCGCTTTAG
- a CDS encoding SRPBCC family protein encodes MKRKEYTVTISASQEKVWEVLWSDETYRKWTAPFAEGSYAETDWKEGSKVLFLGPNGNGMISGIKTRNEPTYMSIEHLGIIVDGKKDTSSEEVKDWAGAMENYTLEEKDGKTKLTVEVDIAEAYLNSFEKAFPKALQIVKELSE; translated from the coding sequence ATGAAACGTAAAGAATATACAGTTACCATATCAGCTTCGCAAGAAAAAGTGTGGGAGGTACTATGGAGTGACGAAACTTATCGTAAGTGGACTGCCCCATTTGCAGAAGGCTCTTATGCTGAAACCGATTGGAAAGAAGGCAGCAAGGTGCTGTTTTTAGGTCCTAACGGAAATGGGATGATTAGTGGCATAAAAACCAGGAATGAACCTACATATATGTCAATTGAACACTTAGGGATTATTGTTGACGGAAAAAAAGATACCAGCAGCGAAGAAGTAAAAGATTGGGCGGGAGCCATGGAAAACTATACGTTAGAGGAAAAAGATGGAAAAACAAAACTTACTGTTGAGGTAGATATTGCTGAAGCCTATCTCAACAGTTTTGAAAAAGCATTTCCGAAGGCTTTACAGATTGTAAAAGAACTTTCTGAATAG
- a CDS encoding M57 family metalloprotease: MRKFKIGLMGMFALSLVFVSCSKDENEAPTTDNADLTADVSQKKIPKKVKDAVIKLNLNSDYIKYDTFHFPDGTTEERLYIEKDLVLTEDQLFAMADAAEEGDGRQYSTDNLVSQGRTISIIGFTGGSQALSSKEQTALQYAVNNYNNLSGVSISFDLSFGTNYQDKDMVVYNNTVNNPSGAGGSAGFPSNGYPYKFVQIYGLSGYSTNVNEHVITHEIGHSVGFRHTDWFSRQSCGQNSNEGDGGVGANHIDGTPTGYDPTSIMLACFSSSEDGEFNNNDIIALQELY, from the coding sequence ATGAGAAAATTTAAAATTGGACTTATGGGCATGTTTGCTCTAAGTCTGGTATTCGTATCCTGTTCAAAGGATGAAAACGAAGCCCCAACAACAGACAATGCAGATTTAACAGCTGACGTTTCACAAAAGAAAATCCCCAAAAAAGTGAAAGATGCAGTTATTAAACTGAATTTAAACAGTGATTATATTAAGTATGATACGTTTCATTTCCCCGATGGAACTACCGAAGAACGTCTATACATTGAAAAAGACTTAGTTCTTACTGAAGACCAGCTTTTTGCTATGGCCGATGCCGCAGAAGAAGGTGATGGCAGACAGTATAGCACTGATAATTTAGTGAGCCAAGGTCGTACTATTTCTATTATTGGGTTTACCGGTGGTAGTCAGGCGCTTTCTAGTAAGGAGCAAACGGCTTTACAGTATGCCGTTAATAATTATAATAACCTAAGTGGCGTTTCCATAAGTTTTGATTTATCCTTTGGAACCAATTACCAAGATAAGGATATGGTGGTGTATAACAATACCGTTAACAATCCTAGTGGTGCTGGAGGAAGTGCTGGTTTTCCAAGTAATGGATACCCTTATAAGTTTGTGCAAATATACGGGCTTTCAGGATATAGTACCAATGTGAACGAACACGTAATTACACATGAGATAGGGCACTCTGTTGGTTTCCGCCACACCGATTGGTTTAGTCGTCAAAGTTGTGGGCAAAACTCAAATGAAGGTGATGGGGGTGTAGGTGCCAACCATATTGATGGTACACCTACTGGTTATGATCCTACATCGATAATGTTGGCTTGCTTTAGTTCCAGCGAAGATGGGGAGTTTAATAATAACGATATAATTGCCTTACAAGAGTTATACTAG
- a CDS encoding efflux RND transporter periplasmic adaptor subunit, with translation MKKNIIYILIAVVGGLALGYVLFGSSSKTSENAVSAEGQNHDHSGETAADMWTCSMHPQIMQPEPGDCPICGMDLIPAESTSDGLAANQFTMTENAMALANVQTTTVGNAMNMEAGTVGLSGKIMENEEANAIQASYFDGRIERLYVNYKGQEVTKGQLLATIYAPKLVAAQQELITASSLKESQPALYKAVRNKLKLWKLSEKQINAIETSGTVRENFPLYATVSGTVSELLSAEGDYVKQGQPILRVSNLNTVWATFDVYENQISEINKGQKVTITTNAYPTKKFTATISFIDPVLNTQTRTVMVRATLNNKDNLLKPGMFVTGSIKGLDNLSGASQISVPSSAVLWTGERSLVYVKTDSEKSIFEMREVTLGAKSGDNYTITDGLVSGDEIVTNGTFTVDAAAQLQGKKSMMNQGKAEMKDEVETEMNMKLSESVQQQLKEVLPNYFTMKDAFVNSNAKKVSQFASELKAKIDTIDLTKLGTMEQSHITKSKKLLKTISENEDLETQRSHFVMLNRTIIPLFKNIEGLSKTAFIQKCPMANSNKGASWLSTEEEIRNPYYGEAMMTCGSVIDSIQ, from the coding sequence ATGAAAAAAAATATAATATACATCCTTATAGCAGTAGTGGGCGGCTTGGCCCTTGGCTATGTTTTGTTTGGCAGCTCAAGCAAAACTTCTGAAAATGCTGTTTCAGCAGAAGGTCAAAATCATGATCATTCCGGAGAAACAGCTGCTGATATGTGGACCTGCTCCATGCACCCACAAATTATGCAACCGGAACCCGGAGATTGTCCCATTTGCGGGATGGATCTAATCCCTGCCGAAAGCACATCTGATGGATTGGCAGCCAATCAATTTACCATGACCGAAAATGCCATGGCGTTGGCAAATGTTCAAACCACTACTGTTGGCAATGCCATGAACATGGAAGCGGGCACCGTTGGCCTTTCCGGAAAAATAATGGAAAATGAAGAGGCCAACGCCATTCAAGCTAGTTATTTTGATGGCCGTATAGAACGTTTATACGTTAACTATAAAGGGCAGGAGGTTACTAAAGGGCAATTATTAGCTACAATTTACGCCCCTAAATTGGTAGCTGCTCAACAAGAATTGATTACAGCTTCTTCACTTAAAGAATCGCAACCCGCCTTGTATAAAGCTGTTCGCAATAAACTAAAATTGTGGAAGCTTTCAGAAAAACAAATCAATGCCATTGAAACCTCGGGTACTGTACGAGAGAATTTTCCTTTATATGCCACAGTTTCGGGTACTGTTTCAGAACTTTTAAGTGCAGAAGGAGATTATGTAAAGCAAGGGCAACCTATTCTTAGAGTGAGTAACCTCAACACCGTTTGGGCAACTTTTGATGTTTATGAAAATCAGATTTCAGAAATCAATAAAGGTCAAAAGGTTACCATTACCACTAACGCCTACCCTACTAAAAAGTTTACAGCAACCATATCGTTTATCGATCCTGTTTTAAACACCCAGACCCGGACTGTTATGGTGCGTGCTACATTAAATAACAAAGATAATTTATTGAAGCCCGGTATGTTTGTTACTGGTAGCATAAAGGGCCTTGATAATCTTTCCGGAGCTTCACAGATTTCTGTGCCATCCAGTGCTGTATTATGGACGGGCGAACGATCGCTGGTGTATGTTAAAACAGATTCAGAAAAGTCTATTTTTGAAATGCGCGAAGTCACTTTAGGAGCTAAGTCTGGAGACAATTACACCATTACCGATGGATTAGTGTCTGGAGATGAAATCGTTACCAACGGTACCTTTACCGTTGACGCAGCCGCCCAACTGCAAGGTAAAAAATCAATGATGAACCAAGGAAAGGCTGAAATGAAAGATGAAGTTGAAACTGAAATGAATATGAAGCTTTCAGAATCGGTTCAACAGCAATTAAAAGAGGTTTTACCTAATTATTTTACTATGAAAGATGCCTTTGTGAACAGCAATGCTAAAAAGGTTTCACAATTTGCTTCCGAACTGAAAGCCAAAATCGACACTATCGATTTAACCAAATTGGGAACAATGGAACAAAGTCACATAACAAAAAGTAAAAAATTATTAAAAACCATTTCAGAAAACGAGGATTTAGAAACCCAACGCAGCCACTTTGTGATGCTTAATCGAACCATAATTCCGTTATTTAAAAATATAGAAGGGTTATCCAAAACTGCTTTTATTCAAAAATGTCCTATGGCAAACAGTAACAAAGGAGCTTCTTGGTTAAGCACCGAAGAAGAAATACGAAATCCTTATTATGGAGAAGCCATGATGACGTGTGGTAGTGTTATTGATTCTATTCAATAG
- the prmA gene encoding 50S ribosomal protein L11 methyltransferase — translation MAEIYIEYNFTVTPVQPGTDILIAELGYVGFESFVETETGVLAYIQKEECHENILDEVQILSSEAFTIEYNKKDIAQTNWNAEWEQNFKPIEVNDTCVVRAPFHEKRGVPYEIIIEPKMSFGTGHHETTFMMLQHILENDWKNKTVLDMGCGTAVLAILAEKRGATQLDAIDIDTWCVENSQENVDRNDCSHITVTLGDATVLPSEPTYDTIIANINRNILLADMAAYHCCLKPNGELYLSGFYKEDLTLIQKSCNKLGLTFVENKERTNWIAAKFVN, via the coding sequence ATGGCTGAAATATATATAGAATACAATTTTACAGTAACGCCGGTGCAACCGGGGACGGATATTTTAATTGCTGAACTTGGATATGTTGGCTTTGAGAGTTTTGTGGAAACTGAAACAGGAGTGCTTGCTTATATACAAAAAGAAGAGTGTCACGAAAACATATTAGATGAGGTGCAGATTCTTTCATCGGAAGCGTTCACGATTGAATATAATAAAAAGGATATAGCGCAAACCAACTGGAATGCAGAGTGGGAACAAAATTTCAAACCCATTGAGGTAAATGATACTTGTGTGGTGCGAGCGCCCTTTCATGAGAAACGCGGCGTGCCGTATGAGATTATTATAGAGCCAAAAATGTCATTCGGTACTGGACACCATGAAACTACTTTTATGATGCTTCAGCATATTTTGGAAAACGACTGGAAAAATAAAACCGTACTTGATATGGGTTGTGGCACAGCTGTATTGGCCATTTTAGCTGAAAAGCGAGGCGCTACTCAATTGGATGCCATTGATATTGATACGTGGTGTGTAGAAAACTCCCAAGAGAATGTAGACCGGAATGATTGTTCACATATCACAGTTACTTTAGGTGATGCCACTGTACTGCCTAGTGAACCTACTTATGACACTATTATTGCTAACATTAATAGAAATATTTTACTGGCCGATATGGCTGCTTACCACTGCTGCCTTAAACCAAATGGCGAACTCTACCTAAGCGGATTTTATAAAGAAGACCTGACACTTATACAGAAAAGTTGCAATAAGTTAGGGCTCACTTTCGTTGAAAATAAGGAACGAACTAACTGGATTGCCGCAAAATTTGTAAATTAG
- a CDS encoding VOC family protein has translation MKPKMIWANVGVEDIERTQEFYLALGFKLNGNPTKELVSFIFSETGFVIHFFEKKRLQESIEGELTDTTAGNEMMFSLSIASKKEYDSWVTEIKNAGGKIFFDSNINRKKIYDENGYYVCVFADPDGHKFNLLFNSNT, from the coding sequence ATGAAACCAAAAATGATTTGGGCAAACGTAGGAGTAGAAGACATCGAAAGGACGCAAGAATTTTATCTAGCATTAGGGTTTAAGCTAAATGGGAATCCTACAAAAGAATTAGTAAGTTTTATATTCAGCGAAACGGGTTTTGTAATTCATTTTTTTGAAAAAAAAAGGTTGCAAGAAAGCATAGAAGGGGAACTTACAGATACAACAGCAGGAAATGAAATGATGTTTAGCTTATCCATAGCAAGTAAAAAGGAGTATGATAGTTGGGTAACAGAAATAAAAAATGCGGGAGGAAAAATTTTCTTCGACTCTAATATAAATAGGAAGAAAATATATGATGAAAATGGATACTACGTTTGTGTATTTGCCGACCCAGACGGACACAAATTCAACCTTCTTTTTAATTCGAATACCTAG
- a CDS encoding VOC family protein: protein MLQKSKAFSGFSVDDIKRAKIFYQDTLGLTVKDNPMGLLELHIKGGNAILVYPKPNHTPATFTILNFPVSDIEKTVVALTEKGVVFEQYKDLNTDEKGISHNEGPLIAWFKDPAGNILSVIQIDK from the coding sequence ATGTTACAAAAATCAAAAGCTTTTAGCGGTTTTTCCGTAGACGATATCAAAAGGGCAAAAATATTTTATCAAGACACTTTGGGGTTGACTGTTAAGGACAATCCCATGGGGCTACTCGAGTTGCATATTAAAGGTGGCAATGCCATTTTGGTATACCCAAAACCAAACCATACGCCAGCCACTTTTACCATTCTTAACTTTCCGGTATCAGATATTGAAAAAACCGTTGTAGCACTCACAGAAAAGGGTGTTGTATTTGAACAATACAAAGATCTCAACACAGATGAAAAAGGAATTTCACATAACGAAGGCCCATTAATCGCTTGGTTTAAGGATCCTGCGGGGAATATACTTTCAGTTATTCAAATAGATAAATAA